From Glycine max cultivar Williams 82 chromosome 11, Glycine_max_v4.0, whole genome shotgun sequence, the proteins below share one genomic window:
- the LOC100802564 gene encoding SAGA-associated factor 11-like, producing the protein MRMEGILSSHFFLDLLDSIIVDVASECHRVARLGLDSNLEEEDEELKLSAQARVRVADPSNSNEANGKYVVDIFGQTHPPVANEIFDCMNCGRSIMAGRFAPHLEKCMGKGRKARLKVTRSSTAAQNRYSRGSPSPGSTYSPYSNYSTNSMNRLANGTSTFAGEEHSNGTLES; encoded by the exons ATGAGGATGGAGGGAATT ctttcttctcattttttcttGGATCTCCTTGATTCCATCATAGTTGATGTGGCATCAGAGTGTCACAGAGTAGCAAGGCTGGGGCTTGATTCTAatttggaagaagaagatgaagaattgaagctatcGGCACAAGCCAGGGTTAGGGTGGCTGATCCTAGTAACAGTAATGAAGCAAATGGCAAGTATGTGGTTGACATATTTGGACAAACCCATCCTCCTGTGGcaaatgaaatatttgattGCATGAATTGTGGTCGATCCATCATGGCTGGGAGGTTTGCTCCACATTTGGAGAAGTGCATGGGAAag GGTAGGAAGGCACGTCTGAAAGTGACAAGAAGCAGCACAGCCGCGCAGAACCGGTATTCACGAGGCAGTCCTAGTCCTGGTTCTACATATTCTCCATATTCAAATTACTCTACCAATAGCATGAATCGGTTGGCAAATGGAACCTCCACTTTTGCAGGTGAGGAGCACTCAAATGGGACACTGGAGTCATGA
- the LOC100802564 gene encoding SAGA-associated factor 11-like isoform X1 produces the protein MSVPNEENLSSHSQLSSHFFLDLLDSIIVDVASECHRVARLGLDSNLEEEDEELKLSAQARVRVADPSNSNEANGKYVVDIFGQTHPPVANEIFDCMNCGRSIMAGRFAPHLEKCMGKGRKARLKVTRSSTAAQNRYSRGSPSPGSTYSPYSNYSTNSMNRLANGTSTFAGEEHSNGTLES, from the exons ctttcttctcattttttcttGGATCTCCTTGATTCCATCATAGTTGATGTGGCATCAGAGTGTCACAGAGTAGCAAGGCTGGGGCTTGATTCTAatttggaagaagaagatgaagaattgaagctatcGGCACAAGCCAGGGTTAGGGTGGCTGATCCTAGTAACAGTAATGAAGCAAATGGCAAGTATGTGGTTGACATATTTGGACAAACCCATCCTCCTGTGGcaaatgaaatatttgattGCATGAATTGTGGTCGATCCATCATGGCTGGGAGGTTTGCTCCACATTTGGAGAAGTGCATGGGAAag GGTAGGAAGGCACGTCTGAAAGTGACAAGAAGCAGCACAGCCGCGCAGAACCGGTATTCACGAGGCAGTCCTAGTCCTGGTTCTACATATTCTCCATATTCAAATTACTCTACCAATAGCATGAATCGGTTGGCAAATGGAACCTCCACTTTTGCAGGTGAGGAGCACTCAAATGGGACACTGGAGTCATGA